The following are from one region of the Ptychodera flava strain L36383 chromosome 15, AS_Pfla_20210202, whole genome shotgun sequence genome:
- the LOC139152144 gene encoding BMP-binding endothelial regulator protein-like, translated as MKTFLLAALLLVTVVTAAPNGQSRSVKSVRPSIERINGVTSGNRKRAAPVIPRLPPGGEDECDNVNGVCKPICSPTEEAYPESVCPGGQECCQDDGGVIGDPHFSSLDGKHYTNQGKCRYVLLKDCVAKPHWIITVGNEEGWFKGHGVTRVKQVTVRVGGHTVTFGPKHESTVNGNAIKGPLRKVDLGAKDLSVTKEGGMMEFEYYDHFKVSFDGVHHVDVEVSPKLEGKVCGMLGNNDNNPRNDFTMPDGTITKDADKFAESWKVPNSCSDQ; from the exons ATGAAGACCTTTTTATTGGCTGCACTTTTATTAGTTACCGTGGTAACAGCAGCGCCGAATGGACAAAGTCGTTCTGTG AAAAGTGTACGTCCTAGCATTGAGCGGATAAATGGAGTGACCA GTGGAAACCGGAAGAGAGCAGCCCCTGTCATACCGAGACTGCCGCCTGGAGGTGAAG ACGAGTGCGACAACGTGAATGGAGTCTGCAAGCCCATTTGCTCACCAACCGAAGAGGCATACCCCGAGAGTGTGTGTCCTGGTGGCCAAGAGTGCTGCCAAGACG ATGGCGGAGTCATCGGTGATCCCCATTTCTCCTCCCTTGATGGTAAACACTACACAAACCAAGGAAAATGTAGATATGTGCTTCTTAAGGACTGCGTTGCCAAACCACACTGGATTATCACAGTTGGGAACGAGGAAGGCTGGTTCAAAGGTCACGGCGTGACCCGTGTAAAACAGGTCACTGTCCGTGTTGGTGGCCACACTGTCACTTTTGGTCCTAAACACGAATCAACG GTGAATGGAAATGCCATAAAAGGTCCACTCCGCAAGGTTGACCTCGGAGCCAAGGACCTTTCTGTGACCAAGGAAGGTGGAATGATGGAATTCGAATACTATGATCACTTTAAAGTGTCCTTTGATGGCGTGCATCATGTTGACGTAGAGGTCTCTCCTAAACTTGAGGGTAAAGTCTGCGGTATGCTTGGCAATAACGATAATAATCCTCGTAATGATTTTACGATGCCCGATGGAACGATCACGAAGGACGCTGATAAATTTGCCGAGAGTTGGAAGGTACCAAACAG CTGTTCAGACCAGTAA